From a region of the Cygnus atratus isolate AKBS03 ecotype Queensland, Australia chromosome 3, CAtr_DNAZoo_HiC_assembly, whole genome shotgun sequence genome:
- the TMEM17 gene encoding transmembrane protein 17 encodes MSLPEPLRRRLGSFSRTVFTDSRGAGPPLPGDRADNEIVSSLPLQMSLYFNVYFFPFWWLSSVVMLQLKYPALSDYYKFILVTVMILASLIEGIRLYLGYMGNLQEKVPELAGFWLLTLLLQLPIILFLLFNEGLKILPLERSVNIIFALFLIFQVIAAFVTLKRMVNKLATHFRLNEFDRLEEHPGHEFYSLS; translated from the exons ATGTCGCTGCCCGAGCCGCTGAGGCGGCGGCTGGGCTCCTTCAGCCGCACCGTCTTCACCGACAGCCGCGGCGCCGGCCCGCCGCTCCCGGGCGACCGTGCAG ATAATGAAATAGTTTCCAGTTTACCACTACAGATGTCCCTCTATTTCAAcgtttattttttcccattttggtGGCTCAGCAGTGTTGTCATGCTCCAGCTGAAG TATCCAGCCCTGTCAGATTACTACAAGTTCATTCTGGTCACAGTCATGATCCTAGCCTCCCTAATAGAGGGCATTCGACTGTACCTGGGATACATGGGCAATCTGCAGGAGAAG GTCCCTGAGCTGGCTGGGTTTTGGCTCCTGACTCTCCTCCTGCAGTTACCTATAATTCTCTTCTTGCTATTTAATGAAGGTTTGAAAATTCTGCCACTGGAAAGATCAGTCAATATCATCTTTGCCCTCTTCCTAATCTTCCAAGTCATTGCAGCCTTTGTCACCCTGAAGAGAATGGTGAACAAACTGGCAACTCACTTCCGCCTTAATGAATTTGACAGGCTAGAGGAACACCCTGGGCATGAGTTTTACAGCCTGAGTTAA